From Nicotiana tabacum cultivar K326 chromosome 22, ASM71507v2, whole genome shotgun sequence, one genomic window encodes:
- the LOC107792929 gene encoding uncharacterized protein LOC107792929: MAVSLRNGRDLDREQEVAQFTRETTPTTPVTLEADESTELTEVIIEQAQVDKGKEKDGEQVSEQVAPLVPKASNKEKTSSSGQRLTPAPFPQRLAKQKKDDQCRKFMEMLRQIQLNIPLMDALREMPGYAKMMKDLMLWKFDFQDLSTVTLTQTCSAVVTRLMAQKVSDPGIGRARPTSMLLQLADRTVKRPTGILNDVLVQVGKFVFPADFVILECRVDEEIPIILGRPFLTTGRTLIDCETRELKMRLKNEEIIFNVQQSMRRPNEFANCSLVEAMDAILQEEDETLNVKDPLEACLMNLEEMDGEGLEEWAMALEGQGFWKREPQFEPLRLEERATPPAKPSIEEPPQLDLKPLPAHLRYAFLGANSTLPIIISSGLLVVQVEQLL; this comes from the exons ATGGCGGTGAGTCTCAGGAATGGAAGAGATTTAGATAGAGAGCAAGAAGTTGCTCAATTTACGAGAGAGACTACGCCAACTACGCCAGTTACATTAGAGGCAGATGAGTCAACAGAGCTCACCGAGGTTATAATTGAACAAGCACAAGTTGATAAGGGTAAGGAGAAAGATGGTGAACAAGTCTCAGAAcaggtggcacctcttgtgccaaaAGCTTCCAACAAAGAAAAGACATCAAGTAGTGGACAGAGGTTGACTcctgcaccattccctcagagattggcaaaacaaaagaaagatgaCCAATGcaggaaattcatggaaatgcttcgacagattcaattgaatattccactgATGGATGCTTTGAGAGAAATGCcagggtatgcaaaaatgatgaaggacctgatgttgtggaaatttgacttcCAGGACCTGTCCACTGTAACTCTGACACAGACCTGCAGCGCGGTAGTGACAAGACTTATGGCCCAAAAGGTGTCTGATCCAG GCATAGGCAGAGCTAGACCGACCTCAATGTTGCTGCAACTGGCCGATCGTACAGTCAAAAGACCGACAGGAATTCTTAATGATGTGCTTGTGCAAGTGGGGAAAtttgtatttcctgcagactttgTTATTCTTGAATGTCGGGTGGATGAAGAGATACCCATCATTCTGGGAAGGCCATTCTTAACCACTGGGAGAACATTAATTGATTGTGAGACTAGAGAGTTGAAAATGaggttgaaaaatgaagaaataatattCAACGTTCAACAATCCATGAGGAGACCCAATGAATTTGCAAACTGCTCACTAGTGGAGGCCATGGATGCGATACTGCAAGAAGAGGATGAGACCCTTAATGTCAAGGATCCACTAGAAGCCTGCTTGATGAATTTGGAAGAGATGGATGGTGAAGGGTTGGAAGAGTGGGCCATGGCTCTCGAAGGTCAAGGATTCTGGAaaagggaacctcagttcgagCCCCTACGCTTAGAAGAGAGAGCAACACCACCTGCAAAACCATCAATAGAGGAGCCACCACAGCTAGACTTGAAACCGCTTCCAGCCCACCTCAGGTACGCTTTCTTGGGGGCTAATTCTACTTtgcctattattatatcatctggtttGCTAGTTGTACAGGTAGAGCAACTGTTGTAG
- the LOC142175855 gene encoding uncharacterized protein LOC142175855, which yields MRQVLVICTVGAPIGITLVFGTIPIVIHEICDGYNWAAAAWSQKGPYQKIGEREVVDFLRKNIICLFGIQKEIACDNGPQFIGSKVTKFLEDLKIKRITSSPYHTSANGQAEMTYNVIIQNLNKRLETAKGKWPEVLPSMPWVYRTMAKSSTEETPLSLMYTIEALIPVKVGEPTLWFFRMDEEANNEALLVKMELLDEHRDLAHIRMMAQK from the exons ATGCGACAAGTGTTAGTGATATGCACAGTTGGTGCACCAATCGGCATAACTCTTGTATTCGGTACTATCCCTATAGTCATTCATGAAATATGTGATGGATATAATTGGGCCGCTGCCGCCTGGTCCCAGAAAG gtccttaccagAAGATAGGTGAGCGCGAAGTAGTCGACTTCCTacggaaaaatataatttgcttGTTCGGAATACAAAAGGAGATTGCCTGTGATAACGGGCCACAGTTCATAGGCTCCAAAGTTACAAAATTTCTTGAAgacctgaaaatcaaaaggatcacatcCTCACCATACCATACGAGCGCTAATGGGCAGGCAGAAATGACATATAATGTGATCATTCAAAACCTCAACAAGAGGTTAGAGACGGCTAAAGGCAAGTGGCCCGAAGTGTTACCGAGTATGCCATGGGTGTACCGGACGATGGCAAAATCAAGCACGGAAGAGACACCTTTATCTCTCATGTACACTAtagaagctctgatcccggtgaAAGTAGGAGAACCAACCCTATGGTTCTTTCGAATGGATGAAGAAGCAAATAATGAGGCATTGTTGGTAAAGATGGAATTGCTTGATGAACACAGAGACTTGGCACACATAAGAATGATGGCTCAGAAGTAA
- the LOC107792930 gene encoding gamma-secretase subunit APH1-like, whose protein sequence is MTVAAGIGYALLALGPSLSLFVAVISKKPFLILTVLSSTLVWLMSLIVMSALWRAFLPLKTAAWWPYMILILTSVGFQEGLRVLFWKVYKKLEDILDAFADRVSKPRLFLTDKMQIALAGGLGHGVAHAVFFCLGLLTPSFGPATYYVEKCSKIPFFLVSAIIALAFATIHTFSMVIAFSGYEEGNKVDQCFAPVVHLIAGMLTLTNLAFGGCMIGIPLLYCVAIVTLVHCGRMAWRRLIDSRSRQ, encoded by the exons ATGACAGTGGCAGCAGGAATTGGATACGCTTTGTTAGCTCTCGGCCCTTCCCTCTCCCTCTTCGTCGCTGTAATCTCCAAAAAACCCTTCTTGATTCTCACTGTTCTTTCGAG TACATTGGTATGGCTTATGAGTCTGATAGTAATGTCAGCACTATGGAGAGCTTTCCTTCCACTGAAAACAGCAGCATGGTGGCCGTATATGATCCTCATACTCACTTCTGTTGGTTTTCAAGAAGGGCTTCGTGTTCTCTTCTGGAAAGTTTACAA GAAGCTGGAGGATATATTGGACGCATTTGCTGACAGGGTCTCTAAACCTCGTCTCTTTCTAACGGACAAGATGCAAATTGCTCTTG CTGGAGGTTTGGGACATGGTGTGGCTCATGCTGTGTTTTTTTGCCTTGGCCTTTTGACACCGTCGTTTGGACCAGCGACATATTATGTAGAAAAATGCTCAAAGATACCCTTTTTTCTTGTTTCTG CAATTATAGCCCTTGCATTTGCTACGATCCATACTTTCTCCATGGTTATTGCGTTCAGTGGGTATGAAGAAGGAAACAAAGTGGACCAGTGTTTTGCTCCTGTTGTTCACTTAATTGCTGGCATGTTG ACGCTGACAAATCTTGCATTTGGAGGCTGCATGATTGGCATTCCGCTTCTCTATTGTGTAGCAATCGTGACCTTGGTACATTGCGGAAGGATGGCATGGAGGAGATTGATAGATAGCCGAAGCAGGCAATGA